A genome region from Carya illinoinensis cultivar Pawnee chromosome 2, C.illinoinensisPawnee_v1, whole genome shotgun sequence includes the following:
- the LOC122301720 gene encoding uncharacterized protein LOC122301720, producing MTARCIPLVLNSSKWRVKEGDIYFWYDKWRDNGPLINELPLVGQPLMKIKECRLSDGWDVNLLENLVGLENVDDILVSLSGPNSGKDVLVWTQSEEGLFSVQSAWQCIRVRGNSFEWHSWIWHNSLPLKMSIIFWKVWHRALIVDDRLR from the coding sequence ATGACTGCTCGCTGTATTCCTTTGGTTTTGAATAGTTCTAAATGGAGAGTTAAAGAAggagatatttatttttggtatgataaatggCGGGATAATGGTCctttgataaatgaattgcCTCTTGTGGGTCAACCTTTGATGAAAATCAAAGAATGCCGTTTGTCTGATGGATGGGATGTGAACTTGCTTGAAAATTTAGTAGGATTAGAGAATGTTGATGATATCCTTGTCTCATTATCTGGCCCTAATTCGGGTAAGGACGTTCTTGTCTGGACCCAATCAGAGGAAGGGTTGTTTTCAGTTCAGTCTGCATGGCAGTGTATTAGAGTTAGAGGCAATTCGTTTGAATGGCAttcttggatttggcataatAGTCTTCCGTTGAAAATGTCTATTATTTTCTGGAAGGTTTGGCACAGGGCTTTGATTGTGGATGATAGGCTGCGTTGA